In Tachysurus fulvidraco isolate hzauxx_2018 chromosome 11, HZAU_PFXX_2.0, whole genome shotgun sequence, one DNA window encodes the following:
- the LOC125138406 gene encoding E3 ubiquitin/ISG15 ligase TRIM25-like, with protein MAGSIDQDQFSCPVCLDLLNDPVTTPCGHSFCKLCINGCWDQEDVTGVYSCPQCRETFTPRPVLHRNNMLAEVVEKLKKTELQAASPAHCYTGPGDVECDSCTGRKHKAVKSCLVCQASYCEDHLKPHYQSPAFKKHKLVEACAELQEKICSEHDKLMEIYCRTDQSFICYLCTMGEHKGHDTVSAKTERTEKQNELKEDQIKSQQRIQEKQKKVQELKQTVDIIKKRSQAAVDDSERIFTEMIISMEKKRSEVTELIRAQEKDEVSRAERLLNQLEQEIADLKRRVTEMEQLSHTHDDIHFLQSFPSLCVSPGCDDSPSFTVNQHLPFDGVRKSLSDLKKRVEQICEEEFNKIRPQAAAVQMILPSEPKSREDFLQYFCYLTLDPNTAHHQLILSEKNRVVTRRETQQRYSDHPERFDSWPQVLCKESVCGRCYWEVERSSDVLISVSYKEISRKGRGNECVFGHNSQSWSLQCSSSSVAFWHNNIKTKLQGPASSRIGMYVDYSAGTLSFYSVSDTMRLLHRVHTTFTQPLYAGVCVWSYNSYVRFCDPK; from the exons ATGGCAGGAAGCATTGATCAGGATCagttcagctgtccagtgtgtctggatctcctgaatgATCCAGTGACTACTCCCTGTGGCCACAGTTTCTGTAAGTTGTGTATTAATGGctgctgggatcaggaggatgtGACGGGcgtctacagctgtcctcagtgtagagagactttcaccccaaggcctgttctacacaggaacaacatgctggctgaagtggtggagaaactgaagaagactgaactccaagctgcttctcctgctcactgttacactggacctggagatgtggagtgtgattcctgcacagggagaaaacacaaagccgtcAAGTCCTGTCTGGTTTGTCAGGCCTCCTATTGTGAAGATCATCTTAAACCTCACTATCAGTCTCctgcctttaagaagcacaagttagttgaagcctgtgcagaactccaagagaagatctgctctgaacatgacaaactgatggagatCTACTGTCGTACTGACCAAAGCTTCATCTGTTACTTGTGTACGATGGGAGAACACAAAGGTCATGATACAGTTTCAgctaaaacagaaagaactgaaaaacag AATGAGTTAAAGGAGGATCAGATAAAATCCCAGCAGAGgatccaggagaagcagaagaaggtgcaggagctgaaacagactgtggacattattaag AAGcgttcacaggcagcagtagatgacagtgagaggatctttactgagatgatcatctccatggagaaaaagcgctcggaggtgacggagctgatcagagctcaggagaaagatgaagtgagtcgagctgaacgactcctgaatcaactggagcaggagattgctgatcttaagaggagagtcactgagatggagcagctttcacacacacacgatgacatccacttcctccag agtttcccgtctctctgtgtttctcctggatgtgacgactcacccagcttcactgtcaatcaacatctcccatttgatggagtgaggaaatctctctcagatctgaaaaaacgagtcgaacaaatctgtgaggaggaattcaacaaaatcagaccacaag ctgcagcagttcagatgattttaccttcagaaccaaagagcagagaagattttctgcagt atttctgttatctgactctggatccaaacacagcacatcatcaactcattctgtctgagaagaacagagtggtgacaCGGAGGGAGACACAACAGcgatactctgatcatccagagagatttgactcctggcctcaggtgttgtgtaaggagagtgtgtgtggacgctgttactgggaggtggagaggagcAGTGATGTGTTAATATCAGtgtcatataaagagatcagcaggaaaggacggggtaatgagtgtgtgtttggacacaacagtcagtcctggagtctgcagtgttcttcttcctctgtcgcTTTCTGGCACAACAACATTAAGACTAAGCTCCAGGGTCCAGCATCCTCTAGAATAGGAATGTATGTGGAttacagtgcaggaactctgtccttctacagcgtctctgacaccatgaggctcctccacagagtccacaccacattcactcagcctctatatgctggagtctgtgtgtggagttataACTCATATGTGAGGTTTTGTGATCCGAAATAA
- the LOC125145872 gene encoding zinc finger CCHC domain-containing protein 18-like translates to MSDSDERPEESVQVPDVGVVGNDVIEQIKGQIQDLNDWRNDTLANRAAGGGNTIRSYLYVPRERQVQPFSGEYNKDGRSVEEFIEEVERVLRARDQTQEEQLDFIISLLRGPALEEVRLCVGNQSRQASDLFTFLRDAFGERRSGTQLLQMFYNRKQLEGEDLRNYSHALSRLLSSIVKQSPDGLANEQGILRDQFVEGVRDAALRRELRKITREKPYLTLLEIRNEAILWSMEESRPTRVANSRPVHSEVLGEPEGTFIRSENQNSSVLNDILQVGQANK, encoded by the coding sequence ATGTCTGACTCTGACGAACGGCCTGAAGAGAGCGTACAAGTCCCTGATGTTGGAGTTGTGGGGAATGATGTCATAGAGCAAATAAAGGGTCAAATTCAAGATTTAAATGATTGGAGGAATGACACTCTGGCCAATAGGGCTGCTGGTGGGGGTAATACAATCCGCTCTTACCTTTATGTTCCCCGTGAACGCCAGGTTCAACCTTTTAGCGGGGAGTATAACAAAGATGGAAGGTCTGTAGAGGAGTTTATTGAGGAGGTGGAAAGGGTTCTACGGGCCAGAGACCAAACACAAGAAGAACAGCTGGACTTTATCATCTCACTTTTGCGGGGGCCTGCACTGGAAGAAGTGCGTTTATGTGTGGGAAATCAGTCCAGACAGGCCAGTGATTTGTTTACTTTCTTGCGGGACGCGTTCGGGGAACGGCGTAGTGGGACTCAGTTGTTGCAAATGTTTTACAATCGCAAACAATTAGAGGGGGAAGATCTCCGAAACtactctcatgctctctctcgcCTGTTAAGTTCCATTGTGAAACAGTCCCCAGATGGGTTGGCTAACGAGCAGGGGATTTTGCGTGATCAGTTTGTGGAGGGTGTAAGAGATGCCGCATTGAGGCGAGAGCTGCGTAAAATAACCAGGGAAAAGCCCTATTTGACCCTGCTTGAGATTCGTAATGAGGCTATTCTTTGGTCCATGGAAGAGAGCAGGCCAACCAGAGTAGCAAATAGTCGACCGGTCCATTCAGAAGTGTTAGGGGAACCTGAAGGTACTTTTATCAGGTCTGAGAATCAAAACTCTTCTGTGTTGAATGATATTTTGCAGGTAGGACAAGCGAATAAGTGA